One Paenibacillus sp. FSL H7-0737 DNA segment encodes these proteins:
- a CDS encoding DUF420 domain-containing protein produces MDIFTVFPTISTSFIVLSAVLVAIGWWLIIKGKREAHKKTMIAAAIAALLFFIVYVSRTLFVGNTSWGGPDELQTIYQVFLIFHIVLATVAAVFGLTTLTLGFKAKYSKHRKWGRVTSIIWFITAITGVMVYVLLYVLYPGGHTKPVWEVILGA; encoded by the coding sequence ATGGATATTTTTACGGTGTTTCCAACTATTAGCACATCGTTCATCGTGCTTAGTGCGGTGCTCGTAGCTATTGGCTGGTGGCTCATCATTAAGGGCAAACGCGAGGCGCACAAGAAGACGATGATTGCTGCCGCAATCGCCGCGCTCCTGTTTTTTATTGTTTACGTATCTAGAACGTTGTTTGTGGGAAACACCTCATGGGGTGGTCCTGATGAACTTCAGACGATTTATCAAGTGTTTCTGATCTTCCATATCGTGCTGGCAACGGTAGCTGCGGTATTCGGACTTACTACGTTAACTCTTGGATTTAAGGCGAAGTACTCCAAGCACCGTAAGTGGGGCAGAGTAACATCTATAATCTGGTTCATTACTGCGATTACTGGCGTTATGGTGTATGTGCTGCTTTATGTTCTGTATCCAGGTGGACACACCAAGCCAGTGTGGGAAGTTATTTTGGGCGCGTAA
- a CDS encoding DUF4870 domain-containing protein has product MSPFKSSTGLPDNIAGALCYFFPFIGGVFFLALEKRNRFVLFHALQSLLTFGVLMILHVLTGFIPFLGSLLSAILSLCSFAIWLLMIYQALSSRWYKLPWVGDIAESQIRHL; this is encoded by the coding sequence TTGTCCCCTTTCAAATCATCCACCGGATTGCCCGATAATATTGCGGGCGCGCTGTGCTATTTTTTCCCTTTTATCGGCGGTGTTTTCTTTCTCGCTCTGGAGAAACGCAACCGCTTCGTGCTGTTCCACGCGTTGCAATCACTGCTTACGTTCGGCGTGCTGATGATTCTCCATGTCCTAACCGGATTTATCCCTTTTCTAGGTTCCCTGTTGAGTGCAATCCTCTCTCTTTGCAGCTTTGCTATATGGCTGCTTATGATCTATCAAGCTTTAAGCAGCAGATGGTATAAGCTCCCTTGGGTTGGGGATATCGCAGAAAGTCAGATTCGGCATCTATAA
- a CDS encoding cytochrome C oxidase subunit IV family protein → MTTDQHVPENDGYKHRHRHEGPQRHIVVFILSIVLTLIAFAAVAAGGVNATFAVILLLVMAVIQVIVQMGFWMHLKDKGHLIPIIFMLGGFFTAGTCIIMSLYWVWWN, encoded by the coding sequence ATGACGACAGATCAGCATGTGCCAGAGAATGACGGGTATAAGCATCGTCATCGGCATGAAGGGCCACAGAGGCATATTGTTGTCTTTATACTGTCCATTGTCTTGACCTTAATTGCTTTCGCCGCTGTTGCGGCTGGAGGGGTGAATGCCACCTTTGCGGTTATTCTACTCCTGGTGATGGCAGTCATTCAGGTCATTGTGCAGATGGGCTTCTGGATGCACCTGAAAGATAAAGGACATCTAATACCGATTATCTTCATGCTGGGTGGTTTTTTTACCGCCGGTACCTGTATTATTATGTCGCTGTATTGGGTTTGGTGGAATTAA
- a CDS encoding ATP-binding cassette domain-containing protein: MNLPRGYITALVGQNGSGKSTLLNLLMQLTNPEEGEIYWFENRYDSGLPLELRQTIAYVPETSITEENHWNAEEAAQFRQHWYPNWDESYFQDLMDRFEVPYHMRLSKMSKGERRKFEIAAALASRPSLLLLDEPSSGLDPFAWKIMIETLLKYMDENNATIIISTHIVEEVRRLADYIMLMHRGELLGMAEKDSLFGTWTEVWVQVAGEEELAELSAELPGGINFTMDTPGVASFIIEQFSKNEKRIQDLGVKVIKSRSLELDEILGLWTQGHRPILIDHKRGD, translated from the coding sequence ATGAATCTGCCAAGAGGATATATTACAGCCCTGGTAGGTCAGAATGGATCTGGCAAAAGCACGCTACTGAATCTACTGATGCAGCTGACCAATCCAGAGGAAGGCGAGATATATTGGTTTGAGAACAGGTATGATAGCGGGTTGCCTCTGGAGCTGCGGCAGACCATTGCCTATGTTCCTGAGACGTCGATTACTGAGGAGAACCACTGGAATGCAGAAGAGGCCGCTCAATTTCGACAGCATTGGTATCCGAACTGGGATGAGTCGTATTTTCAGGATCTAATGGATCGCTTTGAGGTTCCATATCATATGAGGCTTTCTAAGATGTCTAAGGGTGAGCGTCGGAAATTCGAAATTGCCGCAGCACTTGCGTCACGCCCAAGTCTGCTGCTACTGGATGAACCTTCATCAGGTCTTGATCCCTTTGCCTGGAAGATTATGATCGAGACGCTGCTTAAATATATGGATGAGAACAACGCTACGATCATCATCTCTACACACATTGTGGAAGAGGTGCGGCGGTTGGCAGATTATATCATGCTTATGCATAGAGGTGAACTGCTGGGTATGGCCGAGAAAGACAGTTTATTCGGTACTTGGACCGAGGTATGGGTACAGGTTGCAGGTGAAGAGGAGCTTGCTGAGTTATCAGCGGAATTACCGGGAGGTATAAACTTTACCATGGATACACCGGGTGTAGCTTCTTTTATCATAGAACAATTTTCTAAGAACGAGAAACGCATTCAGGACTTGGGCGTAAAGGTTATCAAGAGTCGCAGTTTAGAATTGGACGAAATATTGGGTTTATGGACACAGGGACACCGTCCTATCCTGATTGATCACAAGAGAGGGGACTAG
- a CDS encoding GntR family transcriptional regulator encodes MWIPVQINENSAEPLYHQIETQLRSLIISGVITEGTLLPSIREFAGDLKCSVITVRRVYQDLENEGLLRTRQGTGTFVSHIGDGAMEEYKRDTVGKALESAVDIGRSVHCSKDELEQIFMEIVERKYRAKE; translated from the coding sequence ATGTGGATACCGGTACAAATCAACGAAAATAGTGCAGAGCCCCTCTATCATCAGATAGAGACTCAGCTTAGATCATTAATCATTAGCGGAGTCATTACAGAAGGTACGCTACTGCCCTCGATTCGTGAGTTTGCAGGAGATCTGAAATGCAGTGTAATTACAGTGCGGCGCGTATATCAGGATCTGGAGAACGAAGGTTTGCTGCGAACGAGACAAGGAACAGGTACCTTTGTATCCCACATAGGCGACGGAGCAATGGAAGAATACAAACGAGACACGGTAGGCAAAGCACTTGAAAGTGCTGTGGATATCGGCCGATCGGTACATTGCAGCAAGGATGAACTTGAGCAGATTTTTATGGAGATTGTAGAACGCAAGTATAGAGCAAAGGAATGA
- the coxB gene encoding cytochrome c oxidase subunit II has product MMKTWQAVKRLLPMTAMFGLFLAGCGREDLSVLRPQGPQAEMSYGLMELSISIMIVVLLIVFTIAAYVLIRFRRKPGQNEIPEQVEGSIKLEILWTVIPLILVVVLAVPTVKAVFAAGDDHANDKDAIKVKVTGHQYWWEFEYTDYKVTTAQDLIIPVGKDIAFELETKDVLHSFWVPSLSGKIDTNPAGTINRFSFSAPNEGVYRGKCAELCGPSHGFMEFKVKSVSEQDFQKWIDSMKAPVAVLPEDPALAEKFKAACLTCHAVGDQGINNAPNLTGIGSRESIAGILLNDDTREDGAPIEENLKTWLHDPQSVKPGNLMPNPKDLGLSDAEIDGIAEYLANYKLD; this is encoded by the coding sequence ATGATGAAAACGTGGCAGGCTGTAAAGCGACTCCTTCCCATGACCGCTATGTTTGGTCTCTTTCTTGCCGGGTGCGGCCGTGAGGACTTGTCAGTGCTCAGACCACAGGGGCCTCAGGCGGAAATGTCTTATGGATTAATGGAGCTGTCGATCAGTATTATGATCGTCGTGTTGCTGATTGTCTTTACGATTGCAGCTTATGTACTGATCCGTTTCCGTCGAAAGCCGGGTCAGAATGAAATCCCTGAGCAGGTTGAGGGTAGCATCAAGCTTGAGATTCTCTGGACGGTCATTCCGCTTATCCTCGTAGTGGTACTGGCAGTTCCAACGGTGAAAGCAGTGTTCGCCGCAGGAGATGATCATGCCAATGACAAGGATGCGATTAAGGTTAAAGTAACCGGCCACCAATATTGGTGGGAGTTTGAGTATACCGATTACAAGGTGACTACAGCGCAGGATCTGATTATTCCAGTGGGCAAAGATATTGCTTTTGAACTGGAGACTAAAGATGTGCTGCACTCCTTCTGGGTCCCTTCCCTTTCCGGTAAAATCGACACCAACCCAGCCGGGACGATTAACCGCTTCAGCTTCAGTGCACCTAATGAAGGCGTTTACCGTGGCAAATGTGCGGAACTATGCGGGCCGTCTCATGGATTCATGGAATTTAAGGTGAAATCGGTTAGTGAACAAGATTTTCAGAAGTGGATAGATTCGATGAAAGCACCCGTAGCTGTGCTGCCAGAGGATCCTGCTTTAGCTGAGAAGTTCAAAGCGGCGTGTCTGACTTGCCACGCTGTAGGTGATCAAGGGATTAATAATGCGCCGAACTTGACCGGAATTGGTTCGCGGGAGTCGATTGCAGGGATCCTGCTCAACGACGACACGAGGGAGGATGGTGCACCAATTGAGGAGAATCTCAAAACATGGCTGCATGATCCACAATCCGTAAAACCGGGCAATCTGATGCCTAACCCCAAAGATCTAGGCCTAAGTGATGCGGAGATTGATGGCATTGCTGAGTATCTGGCCAACTATAAGCTGGACTAA
- the ctaG gene encoding cytochrome c oxidase assembly factor CtaG produces the protein MLGLQYFSFAELWSPLFLAVMLLLTAGYFVWIGPIDGLHADSVPVPFWRRALFVCGMLALYLAQGGPVSLLGHMMFSFHMVSMALSYLVAVPLIMLGIPDFIWRSILRVNPFRRLSFLARPVVAALLFNGLFSLYHIPVIHDYVMLHFTVHRIYYIVLFLTAALMWWTLINPLPERRMASGLGKIGFIFLNMVLLTPACGLIIFADQPLYATYSDPETWALAMGYCISGDPSALLQNFGGPAFFSLLSPKVDQQVGGIAMKFIQEFIFASMLAYVFYHWYKKENGQEGDELSTPSSALEESTLTRA, from the coding sequence ATGCTCGGATTACAATATTTTAGCTTTGCAGAACTATGGAGCCCGCTTTTTCTGGCGGTCATGCTGCTGCTGACGGCGGGTTATTTCGTTTGGATTGGTCCGATTGATGGACTTCATGCCGATTCAGTTCCGGTTCCATTCTGGCGAAGAGCACTATTTGTGTGCGGAATGCTTGCGCTTTATCTTGCACAAGGCGGTCCTGTTAGTCTATTAGGACATATGATGTTTTCCTTCCACATGGTTAGTATGGCCTTGTCATACCTAGTGGCGGTGCCGCTGATTATGCTGGGGATTCCAGATTTTATCTGGCGCAGCATATTGAGAGTAAATCCATTTCGCCGGTTGTCTTTTTTAGCTCGACCGGTGGTAGCTGCTCTACTGTTTAATGGACTATTTTCCTTGTACCATATTCCTGTTATCCATGATTATGTGATGCTGCATTTTACCGTTCACCGAATCTACTATATTGTTTTATTCCTAACAGCTGCCTTAATGTGGTGGACATTGATCAATCCGTTACCGGAGCGTCGAATGGCGAGTGGACTGGGCAAGATTGGGTTTATTTTTCTAAACATGGTATTGCTGACACCAGCTTGCGGACTGATTATTTTTGCAGATCAACCGCTCTATGCTACTTACAGTGATCCGGAGACTTGGGCACTTGCCATGGGCTATTGTATATCGGGTGATCCTTCTGCCTTACTTCAGAATTTTGGGGGTCCTGCGTTCTTTTCATTGTTGTCACCAAAAGTGGATCAGCAGGTGGGAGGTATCGCGATGAAGTTCATTCAGGAATTTATTTTTGCCTCTATGCTTGCTTATGTGTTCTATCATTGGTATAAAAAAGAGAACGGACAAGAGGGCGATGAATTATCGACGCCTTCCTCAGCACTCGAGGAGAGCACCTTGACCCGTGCATAA
- a CDS encoding cytochrome (ubi)quinol oxidase subunit III, whose product MTTAHAEASKEEFPHEPEKATLEGRNKVLAFWLFLGGEAVLFGTLFATFLALRNQTNEGPSANELFHLPLVAAATFILLVSSLTSVFAIQAMHRNRPAVLRNWLLVTVALGLGFLILEIYEFTQYVRHEDFGMTTSAFSSAFYTLVGFHGAHVAFGIAWIAILIGQLMRKGLTVVTAPKVYVSAMYWHFIDVVWVFIFTVVYLLGKVG is encoded by the coding sequence ATGACAACGGCACATGCAGAAGCTTCTAAGGAAGAATTTCCTCACGAGCCGGAAAAAGCTACGCTCGAAGGACGAAACAAGGTTCTTGCCTTTTGGTTGTTTCTAGGTGGGGAAGCGGTATTGTTCGGTACGTTGTTCGCTACGTTCCTCGCATTGCGTAATCAGACGAATGAGGGGCCATCGGCGAATGAATTGTTTCACTTGCCGCTTGTAGCTGCTGCAACATTCATTCTTTTGGTAAGCAGTCTGACGAGTGTATTCGCTATCCAAGCGATGCATAGGAACCGTCCGGCTGTGCTTCGTAACTGGCTTTTGGTAACTGTAGCCTTAGGGCTTGGCTTCCTGATTCTGGAGATCTATGAGTTTACTCAATATGTGAGACACGAAGACTTCGGAATGACTACAAGTGCATTTAGTTCGGCATTCTATACATTAGTAGGATTCCACGGTGCGCACGTAGCTTTCGGGATTGCATGGATCGCCATCCTGATTGGGCAACTCATGCGTAAAGGATTAACCGTAGTTACTGCACCAAAAGTGTATGTGTCAGCCATGTACTGGCATTTTATTGATGTGGTATGGGTCTTCATCTTTACGGTTGTATACCTACTTGGAAAGGTGGGCTAG
- a CDS encoding serine hydrolase domain-containing protein, producing the protein MGQPTPLLTSSYNVVPAMTTALPEETATRREGLEQADYAIQKEYPKMHSMLIARHGKLIFERYYGNHHAGALNDLRSATKSFISAITGIAIDRGDIPDIDVLVSKVLRKHVPYLHSPHLSKITLRHLLTMTSGFSWITGKKLGEPFVRNLHRSRRWGSFALSMNIIPEHIGQFQYRSIDTHLISMILSESTGLDAFTYAAEHLFSPLRMTHTAWLPSPEGHSMGHIGLYLNSRDMAKFGICLLNNGVFAKQQIIPKHWLQEALTAQTTGYPAFGDYGYQFWVGTMSGQPYKLAHGHGGQQILLLPKLDTVVVFTAESKTNNWKNPRKLLEKYIIPTMS; encoded by the coding sequence ATGGGCCAACCTACACCATTACTGACTTCATCTTATAACGTAGTTCCCGCGATGACTACCGCGCTACCCGAGGAAACTGCAACGCGCCGTGAGGGTCTTGAACAAGCTGATTATGCTATTCAGAAAGAATATCCAAAGATGCATAGTATGCTTATCGCTCGCCATGGCAAGCTCATCTTTGAACGTTATTACGGCAACCATCATGCCGGGGCATTAAATGATCTTCGATCTGCGACTAAAAGCTTTATCAGCGCAATTACCGGAATCGCTATCGATCGGGGAGATATCCCTGATATCGATGTCTTGGTTTCCAAGGTACTTCGTAAGCATGTTCCATACCTGCACTCCCCTCATTTATCAAAAATCACTCTCCGTCATCTGCTTACCATGACTTCCGGATTTAGCTGGATCACGGGCAAGAAGCTGGGGGAGCCTTTCGTCCGGAATCTCCATCGTAGTCGCCGCTGGGGTTCCTTTGCTCTTAGTATGAACATAATTCCGGAACATATCGGTCAATTTCAATACCGTAGTATCGACACCCATCTGATTTCGATGATCCTTAGTGAATCCACAGGTCTTGATGCATTCACCTATGCTGCTGAGCATTTATTTAGCCCTCTCCGAATGACTCACACGGCTTGGTTACCGAGTCCCGAAGGACATAGTATGGGACATATTGGTCTGTACTTAAACTCAAGAGATATGGCTAAATTTGGTATATGTCTGCTTAATAACGGCGTATTTGCAAAACAGCAGATCATTCCGAAGCATTGGCTGCAAGAAGCACTAACTGCACAGACTACGGGATACCCGGCTTTTGGAGATTACGGATATCAGTTCTGGGTAGGTACGATGAGCGGCCAACCCTACAAGCTTGCCCACGGTCATGGCGGACAGCAAATCCTTCTCCTACCCAAGTTAGATACGGTAGTGGTCTTTACAGCAGAGAGTAAGACAAACAATTGGAAGAACCCCCGCAAGCTGTTGGAAAAGTATATTATACCCACAATGAGCTAA
- the ctaD gene encoding cytochrome c oxidase subunit I, with the protein MDWLTTVDHKKIAILYLWAGGLFFGIGGIEALLIRWQLIKPMNNFLDAQTFNELITMHGTTMIFLGVMPIIFALMNAVIPLQIGARDVAFPFLNALGFWTFLFGGILLNLSWIMGGAPDAGWTSYTPLSTSTYSTTHGVDFYTIGLQIAGLGTLIGGINFLATIITMRAPGMTYMRMPMFAWTTFITSAIILFAFPAVTVGLVLLTFDRILGANFFEVGAGGNPVLWQHIFWIFGHPEVYILILPAFGIISEVIPTFSRKRLFGYSSMVFATILIAFLGFMVWAHHMFTTGLGPVANALFSVSTMLIAVPTGIKIFNWLFTMWGGQVRFTTPNLFAAGFIPTFTMGGVTGVMLASAPADFQFHDTYFVVAHFHYVIVGGLVLGLFAGLHYWWPKMFGRMLSEKLGKWTFWTFIIGFHLTFFVQHFLGLMGMQRRVFTYLPNQQFDLLNLVSTIGAGLMSVGMIIFLVNIYLTSRRPADAANDPWEDGRTLEWTIPSPPPEYNFKQTPLIRGIDAFWKEKMAGNKGMTPAEPVGSIHMPSATILPFTMSVGIFIAGLGFMFSRDDFGNAFMSFMFNNYIVTAIGLIITFGSMLLRSLYDDHGWHIEPEELEGSERT; encoded by the coding sequence ATGGATTGGCTAACAACCGTCGATCATAAAAAAATCGCAATTTTGTACCTATGGGCCGGAGGATTATTTTTTGGTATCGGCGGAATTGAAGCACTTCTGATTCGCTGGCAACTCATCAAACCAATGAATAATTTTTTGGATGCCCAAACGTTTAATGAACTTATTACCATGCATGGTACGACGATGATATTCCTCGGCGTCATGCCAATCATCTTCGCCTTAATGAATGCCGTCATACCGCTACAAATCGGTGCACGTGACGTAGCCTTTCCTTTTCTAAATGCACTTGGCTTCTGGACCTTCCTGTTCGGCGGAATTCTACTGAATCTCAGCTGGATAATGGGTGGCGCTCCTGATGCCGGATGGACCTCCTACACCCCACTATCTACGAGTACATACAGCACTACACACGGTGTAGACTTTTATACGATTGGTCTTCAAATTGCCGGATTAGGTACCCTCATCGGGGGGATTAACTTTCTAGCCACGATCATTACGATGCGCGCGCCGGGAATGACCTACATGCGGATGCCGATGTTTGCTTGGACTACATTTATTACTTCCGCAATTATTCTGTTTGCATTTCCAGCAGTTACAGTAGGTTTAGTACTGCTGACATTCGACCGGATACTTGGAGCCAATTTCTTCGAGGTTGGGGCTGGGGGTAATCCGGTGCTCTGGCAACATATCTTCTGGATATTTGGTCATCCAGAAGTATATATCCTCATTCTGCCTGCCTTCGGAATTATATCGGAGGTTATCCCGACTTTTTCACGGAAGCGATTGTTCGGGTATAGCTCAATGGTGTTCGCTACCATCCTGATTGCCTTCCTGGGCTTCATGGTTTGGGCTCACCATATGTTCACTACCGGACTTGGGCCGGTAGCTAATGCGTTGTTCTCTGTATCGACGATGTTGATTGCGGTTCCGACAGGAATCAAGATTTTTAACTGGTTGTTCACGATGTGGGGCGGGCAAGTACGTTTCACGACACCAAACCTGTTCGCGGCAGGATTCATTCCTACCTTTACGATGGGTGGCGTCACTGGCGTCATGCTGGCTTCTGCGCCTGCTGACTTTCAGTTCCATGATACGTATTTTGTTGTAGCACATTTTCACTACGTTATTGTGGGCGGCTTGGTGCTTGGCCTGTTTGCAGGTCTGCATTACTGGTGGCCGAAGATGTTTGGTCGGATGCTAAGTGAGAAGCTGGGCAAATGGACCTTCTGGACGTTTATCATCGGATTCCATCTGACATTCTTTGTACAGCATTTCCTTGGACTCATGGGGATGCAACGTCGGGTATTCACGTATTTGCCGAATCAGCAATTCGATTTGCTGAATTTAGTCAGTACAATCGGTGCTGGATTGATGAGTGTGGGCATGATTATATTCTTGGTTAACATCTATCTAACTTCAAGAAGACCGGCGGATGCAGCTAATGATCCTTGGGAGGATGGACGTACACTAGAATGGACGATTCCTTCACCACCACCAGAATATAACTTCAAGCAAACCCCACTTATCCGTGGTATTGATGCATTCTGGAAAGAAAAGATGGCAGGAAATAAAGGCATGACTCCGGCAGAACCGGTCGGCTCGATCCATATGCCGTCTGCAACTATATTGCCGTTTACTATGTCTGTTGGAATTTTCATCGCTGGACTTGGCTTCATGTTCAGTCGGGATGACTTCGGCAACGCCTTTATGAGCTTTATGTTTAATAATTATATCGTTACAGCCATCGGTCTTATCATCACGTTTGGATCTATGCTGTTGCGTTCGCTGTATGATGATCATGGATGGCATATTGAACCTGAAGAGCTGGAAGGAAGTGAGCGGACATGA